The genomic region CGGCGTGGCGGACGAGCGCGAGATTGTCTTTACCTCAGGGGCAACGGAAGGCATCAATCTGGTTTCCTACGGTTGGGCCGCGCCGCGCCTGCAGGCGGGGGATGAGATCATCCTCACCATTGCCGAACATCACGCCAATATCGTGCCGTGGCATTTTCTGCGGGAACGTCTTGGCGTGAAATTGGTCTGGGTCGAGACAGATATGAACGGGGATTTGGACCCGCAAGCGATGATTGATGCGATCACCCCGCGCACGCGGCTGATTGCGATGTCGCATATGTCAAATGTGCTTGGCACTGTATTTGACGTCAAAACGGTGATTGATGCCGCCCATGCCCGCGATATCCCCGTGTTGGTGGATGGGTCGCAGGCGGCTGTGCACATGCCGCTGAACCTTGATGCGCTTGGCGCGGATTTTTACGCAATCACAGGGCACAAACTCTATGGCCCGTCAGGATCAGGTGCGATCTATATCAAATCGGCGCGCATGGCTGAGATGCAGCCCTTCTTGGGCGGGGGGGACATGATCCGCGAAGTGCATCGTGATGAGATCACATGGAATGACCCCCCAATGAAATTCGAGGCGGGGACACCGGGCATCGTGCAGCAAATCGGTCTTGGCG from Rhodobacterales bacterium HKCCA1288 harbors:
- a CDS encoding cysteine desulfurase, with protein sequence MFDVDKIRADFPILSREVNGKPLVYLDNGASAQKPRAVIDAMTHAYEAEYANVHRGLHHLSMVATEAYEGVRGKIARFLGVADEREIVFTSGATEGINLVSYGWAAPRLQAGDEIILTIAEHHANIVPWHFLRERLGVKLVWVETDMNGDLDPQAMIDAITPRTRLIAMSHMSNVLGTVFDVKTVIDAAHARDIPVLVDGSQAAVHMPLNLDALGADFYAITGHKLYGPSGSGAIYIKSARMAEMQPFLGGGDMIREVHRDEITWNDPPMKFEAGTPGIVQQIGLGVALDYMSAVGMEAIAAHEADLTQYARTRLAGLNWLNVQGNSAHKGAIFSFTIDGAAHAHDISTVLDKKGVAVRAGHHCAQPLMEHMGVTATCRASFAMYNTRAEVDALVEALELCHDLFA